A genomic window from Brassica oleracea var. oleracea cultivar TO1000 chromosome C8, BOL, whole genome shotgun sequence includes:
- the LOC106308096 gene encoding ras-related protein RABE1a, with protein MAAPPARARADYDYLIKLLLIGDSGVGKSCLLLRFSDGSFTTSFITTIGIDFKIRTIELDGKRIKLQIWDTAGQERFRTITTAYYRGAMGILLVYDVTDESSFNNIRNWIRNIEQHASDNVNKILVGNKADMDESKRAVPKAKGQALADEYGIKFFETSAKTNLNVEEVFFSIGKDIKQRLADTDARAEPQTIRINQSDQGAGTSQATQKSACCGS; from the exons ATGGCTGCTCCTCCTGCTAGAGCTCGCGCTGATTACGATTACCTCATTAAACTACTCTTGATCGGAGACAGCG GTGTGGGTAAGAGTTGCCTCCTCTTGCGTTTTTCAGATGGCTCCTTTACCACCAGTTTCATTACAACAATTGG AATTGATTTCAAGATACGGACTATTGAGCTGGATGGGAAGAGAATTAAGCTGCAAATCTGGGATACTGCAGGACAGGAGCGGTTCCGGACTATCACAACTG CGTACTACCGTGGAGCCATGGGCATTTTGCTTGTGTATGATGTCACCGATGAATCATCTTTCAACA ACATCAGGAACTGGATCCGTAATATTGAGCAGCACGCTTCTGATAATGTCAACAAGATTCTCGTGGGGAACAAGGCAGATATGGATGAAAGCAAAAGA GCTGTGCCAAAAGCTAAGGGACAAGCTCTTGCAGATGAATACGGAATCAAGTTCTTCGAGACT AGTGCCAAGACGAACTTAAACGTTGAGGAAGTTTTCTTTTCAATAGGTAAAGACATTAAGCAAAGACTAGCAGATACCGATGCAAGGGCTGAG CCACAAACAATCAGAATCAACCAATCCGACCAAGGTGCAGGGACATCTCAAGCTACTCAGAAATCAGCATGTTGCGGTTCGTAG